Proteins encoded together in one Deinococcus hopiensis KR-140 window:
- a CDS encoding cold-shock protein — translation MAQGRVKWFNVEKGYGFIEHPGNPDVFVHYSAIQSGGFRKLNEGDDVEFEVEVGQGNKGPQAKNVVVTHAASTPVSDQGSQRNSRW, via the coding sequence ATGGCTCAAGGTCGTGTGAAGTGGTTCAATGTGGAGAAGGGCTACGGCTTTATCGAGCATCCCGGAAACCCCGACGTGTTTGTGCATTATAGCGCCATCCAGAGCGGCGGCTTCCGCAAGCTGAACGAGGGCGACGATGTGGAATTCGAGGTCGAGGTCGGGCAGGGCAACAAGGGCCCCCAGGCCAAGAACGTTGTGGTCACGCACGCCGCGTCCACCCCGGTAAGCGATCAGGGCAGTCAACGGAACAGCCGCTGGTAA
- a CDS encoding NADH-quinone oxidoreductase subunit 15 encodes MAHAQDGLLYTQWVALLGWLEAEAGERRLGFEKVADFPDYIYRMERPYDLPTAVMSVALTSGGQPLLVAAVSPRHVDLKGVSLRLMGGSKHWHLHAGTAGLLEGKRPFTRERLRVLLDGAARGMNVPGRTSVAATG; translated from the coding sequence ATGGCACACGCACAGGATGGACTGCTGTACACGCAGTGGGTCGCGCTGCTCGGCTGGCTGGAGGCCGAGGCCGGGGAGCGCAGGCTGGGCTTCGAGAAGGTGGCCGACTTTCCCGATTACATCTACCGCATGGAGCGGCCCTACGACCTGCCCACGGCGGTGATGAGCGTGGCGCTGACGTCGGGCGGCCAGCCCCTGCTTGTGGCGGCGGTCAGTCCCCGGCACGTCGACCTGAAGGGCGTCTCGCTGCGGCTGATGGGCGGCAGCAAGCACTGGCACCTGCACGCGGGAACAGCGGGGCTGCTGGAAGGCAAGCGCCCCTTTACCCGTGAGCGGCTGCGGGTGCTGCTCGACGGCGCGGCGCGGGGAATGAACGTGCCCGGCCGGACCTCCGTAGCGGCGACCGGCTAA
- a CDS encoding divergent PAP2 family protein, translated as MNTPLADLLGNRWLWTALLASTTAQVVKVLLILLIERRWRPEAFMETGGMPSSHSAMVTALATGVAITQGLGSPLFAAAAVFALIVMYDATGVRHSSGQQARLLNDLVEELRAVVREGFAPLPLRVLLGHTYLEVLVGTLLGIGTAFVIFRLP; from the coding sequence GTGAATACCCCCCTCGCCGATCTTCTCGGGAACCGCTGGTTGTGGACCGCCCTGCTCGCCTCAACGACGGCCCAGGTGGTCAAGGTCTTGCTGATCCTCCTGATCGAGCGCCGCTGGCGGCCCGAGGCCTTTATGGAAACGGGCGGCATGCCCAGCAGTCACAGCGCGATGGTCACGGCCCTGGCAACAGGCGTGGCGATCACGCAGGGCCTCGGCAGTCCGCTGTTTGCCGCAGCCGCCGTCTTCGCCCTGATCGTGATGTACGACGCCACCGGCGTGCGGCACTCCAGCGGCCAGCAGGCCAGACTCCTCAATGACCTGGTTGAGGAGTTGCGGGCCGTGGTCCGCGAAGGCTTCGCGCCGCTGCCGCTGCGGGTGCTGCTCGGCCACACCTACCTGGAGGTGCTGGTGGGCACCCTGCTGGGCATCGGCACTGCGTTCGTGATTTTCCGCCTGCCCTGA
- a CDS encoding bifunctional 5,10-methylenetetrahydrofolate dehydrogenase/5,10-methenyltetrahydrofolate cyclohydrolase — MRGSARILAGVPVADAVLREAAVRASRLPAPPHLVMVRLGEDPASVSYVRGKDRKAREVGLTSTVYALPEETSQAELLDLIARLNADEGVNGILVQLPLPPHVSEQAVLHAVDPHKDVDGFHPLNVGELWAGRPSLRPCTPAGILALLAHYGLPVAGQRAVIVGRSHIVGRPLAALLLNADATVTLAHSRTPNLTAVTREADLLCVAVGRPHLVTPEMVRSGATVIDVGINRVKPELSGKAYLTGDVHPDVQDVAGAMTPVPGGVGPLTIAQLLVNTVHAAEMQAAGTVRR; from the coding sequence GTGAGGGGTTCCGCCCGAATCCTGGCGGGTGTGCCCGTCGCTGACGCCGTGCTGCGCGAAGCGGCAGTTCGCGCTTCCCGCCTGCCTGCCCCGCCCCACCTCGTGATGGTGCGGCTGGGCGAGGACCCTGCCAGCGTTAGCTACGTGCGCGGCAAGGACCGCAAGGCGCGCGAGGTGGGCCTGACGAGTACCGTCTACGCGCTGCCCGAGGAGACCTCCCAGGCCGAGTTGCTGGACCTGATCGCCCGCCTCAACGCCGACGAGGGGGTGAACGGCATTCTGGTGCAGCTGCCCCTTCCGCCCCATGTGAGCGAGCAGGCCGTCTTGCACGCCGTCGATCCGCACAAGGATGTGGACGGCTTTCACCCGCTGAACGTGGGCGAACTCTGGGCCGGACGCCCTTCTCTGCGCCCCTGCACGCCCGCCGGAATCCTGGCCCTGCTGGCGCATTACGGCCTCCCGGTGGCCGGGCAGCGCGCGGTGATCGTGGGGCGCAGCCACATCGTCGGGCGTCCGCTCGCCGCGCTGCTGCTGAACGCCGACGCCACCGTTACCCTGGCGCACAGCCGCACACCGAACCTGACGGCCGTGACCCGTGAGGCCGATCTGCTGTGCGTGGCGGTGGGCCGTCCCCACCTTGTCACGCCGGAGATGGTGCGCTCCGGAGCCACTGTCATCGACGTGGGCATCAACCGGGTGAAGCCGGAGCTCAGCGGCAAGGCCTACCTGACGGGCGACGTTCACCCCGACGTGCAGGATGTGGCGGGGGCCATGACCCCGGTGCCCGGCGGCGTCGGCCCGCTGACCATCGCGCAACTGCTGGTCAATACCGTGCATGCCGCTGAGATGCAGGCGGCGGGCACGGTCAGGCGCTAA
- the nusB gene encoding transcription antitermination factor NusB yields the protein MTRRREKAQQPVGTRRAAREFAFRVLFESERGALPIGAVFTRTEGAMREGDETLPLLNAEALTFARQLVDGLTAHRGDVDATLRRTIRGWDFEQMAQTDLNVLRLATYEMIYTPEPHPPVIESAVRIARKFGGEDSGRFVNGVLGGLSRSLNTVPKAAGRDEDGRSE from the coding sequence TTGACCCGGCGCAGAGAGAAGGCCCAGCAGCCGGTGGGCACCCGCCGCGCCGCCCGTGAGTTCGCCTTCCGCGTGCTGTTCGAGTCCGAGCGCGGGGCACTGCCCATCGGTGCGGTCTTTACCCGGACCGAGGGGGCCATGCGCGAGGGAGACGAGACGCTGCCCCTGCTCAACGCTGAGGCGCTTACCTTTGCCCGGCAACTTGTGGACGGTTTGACCGCACACCGGGGAGACGTGGACGCCACCTTGCGCCGCACCATCCGCGGCTGGGACTTCGAGCAGATGGCCCAGACGGACCTGAACGTGCTGCGCCTGGCGACGTATGAGATGATCTACACCCCTGAGCCCCACCCTCCGGTGATCGAGAGTGCCGTGCGGATCGCCCGCAAGTTTGGCGGCGAGGATTCTGGACGCTTCGTCAACGGCGTGCTGGGCGGCTTGAGCCGAAGCCTGAACACGGTCCCGAAGGCCGCCGGACGGGATGAGGACGGCCGCAGCGAGTGA
- a CDS encoding Asp23/Gls24 family envelope stress response protein — protein MDVEISKSVLTDIAATTLEGIEGIELAQAPMKVGEVLRQQGGPRRTRALKVTREGQTVSIDVGLNVEYGRNLTGLATQAQRAVCENVELMTGLKVRAVNVTVLGVTLPAGHA, from the coding sequence ATGGATGTGGAGATCAGCAAGAGTGTCCTGACGGACATTGCGGCGACGACGCTGGAAGGCATCGAAGGCATCGAACTGGCCCAGGCCCCCATGAAGGTCGGGGAGGTGCTGCGCCAGCAGGGCGGCCCCCGCCGTACGCGGGCGCTGAAGGTGACGCGCGAGGGCCAGACCGTCAGCATCGACGTGGGCCTGAATGTGGAGTACGGGCGCAACCTGACCGGGCTCGCGACGCAGGCGCAGCGCGCCGTGTGCGAGAACGTGGAACTGATGACCGGCCTGAAAGTCAGGGCCGTGAACGTTACCGTGCTGGGCGTGACCCTGCCCGCGGGGCACGCTTGA
- the ligA gene encoding NAD-dependent DNA ligase LigA: MSPSAPDAPTGKVHQADHQALRAEVERHNRAYYEQDAPEIPDDEYDRLARRLREIEAAHPEWVGEQSPVQGVGGAPSSAFVQVQHPTPMTSLDNVFSDEELADWQEKLSRSLNLGPAYDGFTYTGELKIDGLSVNLYYVDGRLQWAATRGNGQVGEMVTEQVFTIPGLPRELPGLKGELEVRGEVYLSRADFAAFNARAEELGTPLLKNPRNGAAGALRQKDPEVTRTRNLKVIFYALGKRDGVPVKTQGDVLAWLAEHGFPTSRYSEKLTGLAAAQEYHRRMTEQRSAFEFDADGTVLKLDLLALQAEAGFTSRAPRWATADKFPVEEVETVLESVTVNVGRTGKLAPLAHLSPRLIEGSTVSKATLHNEDHIRGMDLRVGDTVVVRKSGGVIPQIMRVVLDKRPADAVPFDFPTHCPECGHEAVRAEGDANTYCPNPACPAQQFERLRYFVSRGAMDARGIGEKLIEQLIATGRVRDAADLYGLDAGQLADLERSGDKKAANVLAQLEASKTRPLWRLINALGMNHVGERGAQALAAAFGTLDALLAATPEQIGAVPGMGGTIARGVTAALADPAMRDLLRRLREAGLNPVEEAAPRGDALAGLNFVLTGALSRPRETIKAELEAAGARVTGSVTKKTSYLVAGEEAGSKLERAQELKIPVVDEVGLSALLAERGVGGGA, encoded by the coding sequence GTGAGTCCGTCTGCTCCCGATGCCCCCACCGGCAAAGTCCACCAGGCCGACCATCAGGCCCTACGCGCGGAGGTCGAGCGGCACAACCGTGCCTACTACGAGCAGGACGCGCCTGAGATCCCCGACGACGAATATGACCGCCTGGCCCGCCGGTTGCGGGAGATCGAGGCGGCCCATCCCGAATGGGTGGGTGAGCAGAGCCCCGTACAGGGGGTGGGCGGAGCTCCAAGTTCCGCCTTCGTGCAGGTGCAGCACCCCACGCCCATGACCAGCCTCGACAATGTTTTTTCCGACGAGGAACTCGCCGATTGGCAGGAAAAGTTGAGCCGGTCCCTCAACCTCGGTCCGGCCTACGACGGCTTTACCTACACCGGCGAACTGAAGATTGACGGCCTGAGCGTGAACCTGTACTACGTGGACGGCCGGCTCCAGTGGGCCGCGACCCGGGGCAATGGGCAGGTGGGCGAGATGGTCACGGAGCAGGTCTTCACCATTCCTGGCCTTCCCCGCGAGTTGCCGGGCCTGAAGGGTGAACTGGAGGTGCGCGGCGAGGTCTACCTCAGTCGGGCGGATTTCGCCGCCTTTAACGCCCGTGCCGAGGAACTGGGCACACCGCTGCTCAAAAATCCGCGCAACGGGGCTGCCGGGGCGCTGCGTCAGAAAGACCCGGAGGTCACGCGCACCCGCAACCTGAAGGTGATCTTTTACGCGTTGGGGAAGCGCGATGGAGTCCCTGTCAAGACGCAGGGCGACGTCCTCGCCTGGCTCGCCGAGCACGGCTTTCCCACCAGCCGGTACTCGGAGAAGCTGACCGGGCTGGCGGCGGCTCAGGAGTACCACCGGCGCATGACGGAGCAGCGCTCAGCGTTTGAGTTTGACGCGGACGGTACGGTTCTCAAGCTGGACCTGCTCGCCCTCCAGGCCGAGGCCGGATTCACCAGCCGCGCGCCCCGCTGGGCCACCGCCGACAAGTTCCCGGTGGAGGAAGTCGAGACGGTGTTGGAAAGCGTCACGGTGAACGTGGGCCGCACCGGCAAGCTTGCACCGCTCGCGCACCTCTCGCCCCGACTGATCGAGGGCAGCACGGTGAGCAAGGCGACGCTGCACAACGAGGACCACATCCGCGGTATGGACCTGCGGGTGGGGGACACCGTGGTGGTCCGCAAGTCGGGCGGCGTGATTCCCCAGATCATGCGGGTGGTGCTCGACAAGCGTCCGGCGGACGCGGTACCCTTTGATTTTCCCACCCACTGCCCCGAATGCGGGCACGAGGCGGTGCGCGCGGAGGGCGACGCAAACACCTATTGCCCCAACCCCGCCTGCCCCGCCCAGCAGTTCGAGCGGCTCCGCTACTTCGTCTCACGTGGGGCGATGGACGCGCGTGGCATCGGCGAAAAGCTGATCGAGCAACTGATCGCCACCGGGCGCGTGCGCGACGCGGCGGACCTCTATGGGCTGGACGCGGGACAACTCGCAGACCTGGAGCGCAGCGGTGACAAGAAGGCGGCGAACGTGCTGGCGCAACTGGAGGCGAGCAAGACCCGGCCCCTGTGGCGGCTGATCAACGCGCTCGGCATGAACCATGTGGGCGAACGCGGCGCGCAGGCCCTGGCTGCAGCCTTTGGTACGCTGGACGCCCTGCTCGCCGCTACGCCCGAACAGATCGGGGCCGTGCCCGGCATGGGCGGCACGATCGCAAGGGGGGTCACGGCGGCCCTCGCCGACCCCGCCATGCGTGACCTCCTGCGCCGCCTGCGTGAGGCGGGTCTCAACCCGGTGGAGGAGGCGGCTCCCCGAGGAGACGCCCTCGCGGGGCTGAATTTCGTGCTGACCGGGGCCCTCTCGCGTCCCCGTGAGACGATCAAGGCTGAACTTGAGGCCGCTGGAGCGCGCGTGACGGGCAGCGTGACGAAAAAGACGAGCTACCTCGTGGCTGGAGAGGAAGCGGGCAGCAAGCTGGAGCGCGCCCAGGAGCTGAAGATTCCAGTGGTGGACGAGGTGGGGCTCTCGGCGCTGCTGGCCGAGCGGGGCGTGGGCGGCGGGGCGTAG
- a CDS encoding BMP family lipoprotein, whose product MKKFLTIALATAVATASLASAQGAVRVGMVFDAGGKFDRSFNQSAYEGSQRAKQKLAVQTKDFEPSDPSQVIQGIRSFAGEGFDLTVGIGFANEASISQVAKENPDLYFGLVDSESKAKNVASLVFKEQEGSYLVGYLAGLNSSTGVVGFVGGMDIPLIHKFEAGYTAGVKAANPKARVIAQYVGTTPDAWNNPGKAKEIAGSMRAKGADIIFAAAGASGSGVIDYIKQTQCLKAANLPNGVKFTTNNFAKVAKSASYAKACAGDSRPMFFIGVDSNQNYLGDFDKNPATLNHALTSMLKRVDNAVYALIVDVKNNTFKGGTREFGLKEGGVGYAVDQYNKALIPASQVLKVEAAKAQIVAGKVKVPTK is encoded by the coding sequence ATGAAGAAATTCCTAACGATTGCCCTTGCCACCGCTGTGGCGACCGCCTCCCTGGCCTCGGCCCAGGGCGCTGTTCGCGTGGGCATGGTGTTTGACGCAGGCGGCAAATTCGACCGAAGCTTCAACCAGAGCGCCTATGAGGGCTCGCAGCGCGCCAAGCAGAAGCTGGCGGTTCAGACCAAGGACTTTGAACCGAGCGATCCCAGCCAGGTGATTCAGGGCATCCGTTCCTTTGCGGGCGAGGGCTTTGACCTGACGGTGGGCATCGGCTTTGCCAACGAAGCCAGCATCTCCCAGGTTGCCAAGGAAAATCCGGACCTGTACTTCGGCTTGGTGGACTCCGAGAGCAAGGCCAAGAACGTGGCGAGCCTGGTGTTCAAGGAGCAGGAGGGCAGCTACCTGGTGGGCTACCTGGCGGGCCTGAATTCGTCGACGGGCGTGGTGGGCTTTGTGGGCGGCATGGACATTCCGCTGATCCACAAGTTCGAGGCCGGCTACACGGCGGGCGTGAAGGCCGCCAACCCCAAGGCGCGCGTCATCGCCCAGTATGTGGGCACCACCCCTGACGCCTGGAACAACCCCGGCAAGGCCAAGGAAATCGCGGGCAGCATGCGCGCCAAGGGTGCGGACATCATCTTCGCGGCGGCGGGCGCCTCCGGCAGCGGCGTGATCGATTACATCAAGCAGACCCAGTGCCTCAAGGCGGCGAACCTGCCCAACGGCGTCAAGTTCACGACCAACAACTTTGCCAAGGTGGCCAAGAGCGCTTCCTACGCCAAAGCCTGTGCGGGCGACAGCCGTCCCATGTTCTTCATCGGCGTGGACAGCAACCAGAACTACCTGGGCGACTTCGACAAGAACCCCGCGACCCTTAACCACGCGCTGACCTCCATGCTCAAGCGCGTGGACAACGCGGTGTACGCCCTAATCGTTGACGTGAAGAACAACACCTTCAAGGGCGGCACGCGCGAGTTTGGCCTGAAGGAAGGTGGCGTGGGCTACGCCGTCGATCAGTACAACAAGGCGCTGATCCCCGCTTCTCAGGTGCTGAAGGTCGAGGCCGCCAAGGCCCAGATCGTCGCCGGCAAGGTCAAGGTGCCCACCAAGTAA
- a CDS encoding MIP/aquaporin family protein: protein MNGLEDPKGRPPVGKAPPRTPKSSADQDAPWPARRVRQALIAEVFGTFLLTSVSAAALLLAHQGLLPEVTAFTLAPALVVIAMIYTLGDVSGAHINPVVTLAFALRGAFPWRLVGPYWAAQFAGSVTAALLSVTFGHLPPATERVSPVGAGLLDAGCTAVLLAVVLATAHRNAKLSSTAGLAVGLTVALGHFVSNPVSGVAMNPAKVFGPALVSGKLTEAWPHLLGPVIGVVAGLLLTRAMRGPLNESEADAAQGTGGED, encoded by the coding sequence ATGAATGGCCTGGAAGACCCCAAGGGACGTCCCCCAGTGGGGAAGGCTCCCCCAAGGACGCCGAAGTCAAGCGCGGACCAAGACGCGCCCTGGCCTGCCCGGCGCGTCCGACAGGCGCTGATTGCCGAAGTTTTCGGAACGTTTCTGCTGACCTCCGTGAGCGCCGCGGCCTTGCTGCTCGCCCATCAGGGCCTGCTGCCCGAGGTCACCGCCTTCACGCTCGCCCCCGCCTTGGTGGTCATTGCCATGATCTACACGCTGGGCGACGTATCGGGAGCCCACATCAATCCGGTGGTCACGCTCGCGTTTGCGCTGCGGGGGGCCTTTCCCTGGCGGCTGGTGGGGCCGTACTGGGCGGCGCAGTTCGCCGGGTCCGTCACGGCGGCGCTGCTGAGCGTGACGTTCGGGCACCTGCCCCCCGCCACTGAGCGGGTGTCACCCGTGGGCGCGGGGCTGCTGGACGCTGGCTGCACCGCCGTGCTGCTCGCCGTCGTTCTCGCCACGGCCCACCGCAACGCCAAGCTCAGCTCTACGGCGGGCCTCGCCGTGGGGCTGACGGTGGCCCTGGGCCATTTCGTCTCAAACCCCGTCTCGGGGGTGGCGATGAACCCCGCCAAAGTCTTCGGCCCCGCGCTGGTGTCCGGAAAGCTGACGGAGGCGTGGCCGCACCTGCTGGGTCCGGTGATCGGGGTTGTGGCGGGATTGCTGCTGACCCGGGCGATGCGCGGGCCACTGAACGAGAGCGAGGCTGACGCAGCGCAGGGCACGGGCGGTGAGGATTGA
- the uvrA gene encoding excinuclease ABC subunit UvrA, with the protein MQNQNLVVRGAKEHNLKNVTVELPRDKFVVITGVSGSGKSTLAFDTIYAEGQRRYVESLSAYARQFLGLMEKPDVEAIEGLSPAISIDQKTTSHNPRSTVGTVTEIHDYLRLLYARVGTPYCPVCGRKIEKQSPSEITDRLLGQFTDARAILLAPVVRGRKGEYRKLLGDLRREGFARVRVDGTLYELEEAEKLKLEKFEKHDVDVVVDRLTLRESDRSRIAESVELGLRRGEGLLRVLMPDTGAEELYSEKFACPEHGSVLEELEPRSFSFNSPYGACGDCAGLGHKQEFAPELVIDENLSISGGAILPWSKKGTGGGVYYWDKLKALSESMGFDLKAPWRDLPEEAKRAILHGPGEPFEVVYRRGGKETMRFMTEFEGVLVNLERRYADTESEFMREKLEELMELRPCPTCGGTRYKPEILAVRVGGLNISQASGMSVLESDAFFRFLQEGSLDHERIAPHLEGHLGGTAKAHPPRRYEYVLNEFGAAVALPILKAIRTRLKFLVDVGLDYLSLDRTANTLSGGEAQRIRLATQVGSGLTGVMYVLDEPSIGLHPKDNGRLIGTLKNLRDLGNTLIVVEHDEDTMMEADYLVDMGPGAGVHGGEIVAVGTPEEVKASKHSLTGKYLRGELKIEVPQVRRRGNGRKLRVIGAKEHNLRDVSIEIPLATMTVVTGPSGSGKSTLIHDILHATLARELNGAKTHPGRYDRIEGMEHLDKVIEIDQSPIGRTPRSNPATYTGVFTEIRDLFTRTPEARRRGYQAGRFSFNVKGGRCEHCKGDGVMKIEMNFLPDIYVPCEVCKGARYNRETLEVKYNGKTISEVLDLTVEDAFEFFQNIPAIEKKMSLLCDVGLGYMKIGQPSTTLSGGEAQRIKLASELSKRATGKTIYILDEPTTGLHFEDVRKLMEVLNRLAEGGNTLVVIEHNLDVIKCADHIIDLGPEGGVRGGTVVATGTPEQLAAHQGSHTGEYLRRVPGIVAVGTPTTIGAEPALVEAAPARKARAKKAVGA; encoded by the coding sequence TTGCAAAACCAGAACCTCGTGGTGCGCGGCGCAAAGGAACACAACCTCAAGAACGTGACGGTGGAATTGCCGCGCGACAAGTTCGTGGTAATCACGGGCGTGTCGGGCAGTGGCAAGAGCACGCTGGCCTTCGACACCATCTATGCCGAGGGCCAGCGCCGCTATGTCGAGTCGCTGAGCGCCTACGCCCGGCAGTTCCTGGGGCTGATGGAAAAACCGGACGTGGAGGCCATCGAGGGTCTGTCGCCTGCCATCTCCATCGACCAGAAGACCACCAGCCACAACCCGCGTTCTACCGTGGGCACCGTTACCGAGATTCACGACTACCTGCGTCTGCTGTACGCCCGCGTGGGCACGCCGTACTGCCCGGTCTGCGGACGGAAGATCGAGAAGCAGTCGCCCAGCGAGATCACAGACCGCCTGCTCGGGCAGTTCACCGATGCCCGAGCGATCCTGCTCGCCCCCGTGGTGCGCGGGCGCAAGGGCGAGTACCGCAAGCTGCTGGGCGACCTGCGCCGTGAGGGCTTCGCGCGCGTTCGGGTGGACGGCACCCTGTACGAACTGGAAGAGGCCGAGAAGCTCAAGCTCGAAAAGTTCGAAAAGCACGACGTGGACGTGGTGGTCGACCGCCTCACCCTGCGCGAATCGGACCGCAGCCGCATCGCGGAGAGCGTAGAGCTCGGTCTGCGCCGGGGCGAGGGCCTGCTGCGGGTGCTGATGCCGGATACGGGCGCGGAGGAGCTGTACTCGGAGAAATTTGCCTGCCCTGAACACGGCTCTGTGCTAGAGGAGCTCGAACCGCGGTCCTTTTCCTTCAATTCTCCCTACGGCGCGTGCGGCGACTGCGCAGGGCTGGGCCACAAGCAGGAGTTCGCACCGGAACTGGTGATCGACGAGAACCTGTCCATCTCCGGCGGCGCGATTCTGCCCTGGAGCAAGAAGGGCACGGGCGGCGGCGTGTACTACTGGGACAAGCTTAAGGCGCTGTCCGAGTCGATGGGCTTTGACCTCAAGGCTCCCTGGCGGGACCTGCCGGAAGAGGCAAAGAGGGCCATCCTGCACGGACCGGGCGAGCCTTTTGAGGTGGTGTACCGCCGGGGTGGCAAGGAAACCATGCGCTTCATGACCGAGTTCGAGGGCGTGCTCGTCAACCTGGAGCGGCGCTACGCGGACACCGAGTCGGAGTTCATGCGCGAGAAGCTCGAAGAGCTGATGGAGCTGCGTCCCTGCCCCACCTGCGGCGGCACCCGCTACAAACCCGAGATTCTGGCGGTGCGCGTGGGTGGCCTCAACATCTCGCAGGCGAGCGGCATGAGCGTGCTGGAATCGGACGCCTTCTTCCGCTTCCTGCAGGAAGGCTCGCTGGACCACGAGCGCATCGCGCCCCATTTGGAGGGTCACCTCGGCGGCACGGCCAAGGCCCACCCTCCTCGCCGCTACGAATACGTCCTGAACGAATTCGGCGCGGCGGTGGCCCTGCCCATCCTCAAGGCGATTCGCACCCGCCTCAAGTTCCTGGTGGACGTGGGCCTGGACTACCTCAGCCTGGACCGCACGGCGAACACTTTATCGGGCGGTGAGGCGCAGCGCATCCGGCTCGCCACGCAGGTGGGCTCAGGCCTGACGGGCGTGATGTACGTGCTGGACGAGCCCTCTATCGGCCTGCACCCCAAGGACAACGGCCGCCTGATCGGTACCCTCAAGAACTTGCGCGACCTGGGCAACACCCTGATTGTCGTGGAGCACGACGAGGACACCATGATGGAGGCCGACTACCTCGTGGACATGGGGCCCGGCGCGGGTGTCCACGGCGGCGAGATCGTGGCGGTGGGCACGCCGGAGGAGGTCAAGGCGAGCAAGCACAGCCTGACTGGCAAGTACCTGCGCGGCGAGCTGAAGATCGAAGTGCCCCAGGTGCGCCGGCGCGGAAATGGGCGCAAGCTGCGGGTGATCGGGGCGAAGGAACACAACCTGCGGGACGTGAGCATCGAGATTCCGCTGGCGACCATGACGGTCGTGACGGGGCCGAGCGGCTCGGGCAAGTCCACCCTGATCCACGACATCCTGCACGCCACCCTCGCGCGGGAACTCAACGGCGCGAAGACGCACCCGGGCAGGTACGACCGCATCGAGGGCATGGAGCACCTCGACAAGGTGATCGAGATCGACCAGAGCCCCATCGGGCGCACGCCGCGCAGCAACCCGGCGACGTACACGGGCGTGTTTACCGAGATTCGCGACCTGTTTACCCGCACCCCCGAGGCGCGTAGGCGCGGCTACCAGGCCGGGCGCTTTTCCTTCAACGTGAAGGGCGGGCGCTGCGAACACTGCAAGGGCGACGGCGTAATGAAGATCGAGATGAACTTCTTGCCCGACATCTACGTGCCCTGCGAGGTCTGCAAGGGGGCCCGGTACAACCGCGAGACGCTGGAGGTCAAGTACAACGGCAAGACCATCTCCGAGGTTCTGGACCTGACGGTGGAAGACGCCTTCGAGTTTTTCCAGAACATCCCTGCCATCGAGAAGAAGATGTCTCTGCTGTGCGACGTGGGCCTGGGCTACATGAAAATTGGGCAGCCGTCGACCACCCTCTCGGGCGGTGAGGCGCAGCGCATCAAGCTGGCGTCGGAGCTGTCGAAGCGCGCGACGGGCAAGACGATCTATATCCTCGACGAGCCCACCACAGGCCTGCACTTCGAGGACGTGCGCAAGCTGATGGAGGTGCTCAACCGGCTGGCCGAGGGCGGCAACACGCTGGTGGTCATCGAACATAATCTCGATGTGATCAAGTGTGCGGACCACATCATCGACCTGGGACCGGAAGGCGGGGTGCGGGGCGGCACAGTCGTGGCGACGGGCACACCGGAGCAACTGGCCGCGCACCAGGGGAGTCACACGGGTGAGTATTTGCGCCGGGTACCGGGCATCGTCGCGGTAGGGACGCCCACAACGATAGGCGCTGAACCCGCACTCGTGGAGGCCGCCCCTGCCAGGAAGGCGCGCGCGAAGAAAGCGGTGGGCGCGTGA
- a CDS encoding DsbA family protein gives MTRLQGSNQNRSVLVIGTLIAAVLIALALFAVRQKGNGADANAGKTINFDLTGKPVLGTKGAPVTVVVFEDFKCPNCKRFEEEFLPTLKSKYIDTGKAKFVSLNYPFLAEKAQLPVDDSKLAAQAAECAYRQGGNDVYERMKQVLFRAQGSEEQVWADKTRLKDLAGNVEGLDTAKFATCLDGDATAAAVDADEQQGNKAAVPGTPAIYVNGKLLPTYDADTVGQAIDAASTSAQQ, from the coding sequence GTGACCAGACTACAGGGAAGCAACCAGAACCGCAGCGTGCTGGTGATCGGGACCCTCATCGCCGCCGTGCTGATTGCCCTCGCCCTCTTCGCGGTGCGGCAAAAGGGGAACGGGGCGGACGCGAATGCCGGCAAGACCATCAACTTCGATCTGACCGGCAAACCCGTCCTGGGCACCAAGGGCGCACCGGTGACCGTGGTGGTGTTCGAGGACTTCAAGTGCCCCAACTGCAAGCGCTTCGAGGAAGAGTTCCTGCCAACCCTGAAGTCGAAGTACATCGACACGGGCAAGGCGAAGTTCGTCTCGCTGAACTACCCCTTCTTGGCGGAAAAAGCGCAGCTTCCGGTGGACGACAGCAAGCTTGCCGCTCAGGCCGCCGAGTGTGCCTACCGGCAGGGCGGCAACGACGTGTACGAACGCATGAAGCAGGTCCTGTTCCGGGCCCAGGGGTCCGAAGAGCAGGTCTGGGCCGACAAGACCCGGCTCAAGGACCTGGCTGGCAACGTCGAGGGCCTGGACACCGCCAAGTTCGCCACCTGCCTGGATGGAGACGCCACCGCGGCGGCTGTGGACGCCGATGAGCAGCAGGGCAACAAGGCGGCTGTTCCCGGCACTCCCGCCATCTACGTGAACGGCAAGCTGCTGCCCACCTACGATGCGGACACGGTGGGTCAGGCCATCGACGCTGCCAGCACCTCGGCCCAGCAGTGA